From the Serinus canaria isolate serCan28SL12 chromosome 21, serCan2020, whole genome shotgun sequence genome, one window contains:
- the EPHA2 gene encoding ephrin type-A receptor 2, translating into MAGTPPALTLLLLTALSPLAAEEVVLLDFAKAHGELGWLTHPYGKGWDQLQNVLNDSLIYMYSVCNVLEGEQENWLRTNWIYRGVAQRIFIELQFTVRDCNSFPTAGGGSCKETFNLYYAESDVDYGTNFQKRQFRKIDTIAPDEITVQEDFAARNVKLNVEVRSVGPLRRKGFYLAFQDLGACVALLSVRVYYKRCPAVVRGMARFPETVAGADSQTLAEVRGSCVDEAVAEQAPALHCNADGEWLVPIGECLCRAGFQSLGDTCQACPPGTFKAAVSSGGCQPCPPHTLPAPAAAAACPCEDGFFRAPEDPAEHPCTRPPSPPQAVTALGLGAAVQLRWAPPADPGGREDVTYSVTCEQCWPESGECRPCDGGVRFSQPPQGLTGTEVTVTDLEPHVNYTFTVEARNGVSPSSHQRSVASTTISVNQTEPPRVTSVSLDGRTATSLVLSWTVPLRQQSRVWKYEVTYSKKVDENSYSVLRCEGTSVTLPKLSPGTAYVVRIQALTADGQGVFSPQHEFETLPEGSEAMASTTVIAGSIAGVIFVVFLLVTLLYILQRRRRSRPRQSAEDVYFSKSDQLKPLKTYVDPHTYEDPNQAMLKFTTEIPPSFITRQKVIGAGEFGEVYKGTLKRGRKEVPVAIKTLKVGYTEKQRVDFLSEATIMGQFCHHNIIRLEGVVSKYKPFMIVTEYMENGALDKFLREKEGEFGIIQLVGMLRGIAAGMKYLANMNYVHRDLAARNILVNSNLVCKVSDFGLSRVLEDDPEATYTTSGGKIPIRWTAPEAISYRKFTSASDVWSYGIVMWEVMSYGERPYWELPNHEVMKAINEGFRLPAPLDCPSAIYQLMMQCWQQERCRRPKFPDIVSILDKLIRAPESLKALADFDPRVSIRLPSTSGSEGVPFRSVPEWLESIRMPQYTETFMASGYSTIEKVLQMTSEDIKRIGVRLPGHQKRIAYSLLGLQEQAGAGGAPG; encoded by the exons ATGGCGGGCACCCCGCCGGccctcaccctcctcctcctcaccgCCCTCAGCCCCCTGGCCGCCGAGGAAG tGGTGCTGCTGGACTTCGCCAAGGCACAcggggagctgggctggctcacCCATCCTTACGGAAAAGGG TGGGACCAGCTGCAGAACGTCCTCAATGACTCCCTGATCTACATGTACTCCGTGTGCAACGTCCTGGAGGGCGAGCAGGAGAACTGGCTCCGCACCAACTGGATCTACCGCGGCGTGGCCCAGCGCATCTTCATCGAGCTGCAGTTCACCGTGCGCGACTGCAACAGCTTCCCCACGGCCGGCGGCGGCTCCTGCAAGGAGACCTTCAACCTCTACTACGCCGAGTCCGACGTGGATTACGGCACCAACTTCCAGAAGCGGCAGTTCAGGAAGATCGACACCATCGCTCCGGATGAGATCACCGTGCAGGAGGATTTCGCCGCCCGCAACGTGAAGCTCAACGTAGAGGTGCGGTCGGTGGGGCCGCTCCGCAGGAAGGGTTTCTACCTGGCCTTCCAGGACCTGGGCGCCTGCGTGGCGCTGCTCTCCGTGCGCGTCTACTACAAGCGGTGCCCGGCTGTGGTGCGGGGCATGGCGCGCTTCCCAGAGACCGTGGCCGGTGCCGACTCGCAGACCTTGGCCGAGGTGCGGGGCTCGTGCGTGGACGAGGCGGTGGCCGAGCAGGCGCCGGCCCTGCACTGCAATGCCGACGGAGAGTGGCTCGTGCCCATCGGGGAGTGCCTGTGCCGGGCCGGCTTCCAGAGCCTGGGAGACACCTGCCAAG ctTGTCCCCCTGGCACCTTCAAGGCCGCGGTGTCCTCGgggggctgccagccctgtcccccccACACCCTGCCCGCACCggccgctgctgctgcctgcccgTGTGAGGATGGATTTTTCCGGGCCCCTGAGGACCCCGCGGAGCATCCCTGCACCC GTCCCCCCTCGCCCCCCCAggctgtcacagccctggggtTGGGGGCTGCAGTACAGCTGCGCTGGGCCCCCCCTGCCGACCCCGGTGGCCGCGAGGACGTCACCTACAGCGTCAcctgtgagcagtgctggcccGAGAGCGGCGAGTGCCGGCCCTGCGATGGGGGGGTCCGGTTCTCACAGCCCCCCCAGGGGCTCACAGGGACGGAGGTCACTGTCACCGACCTGGAGCCACACGTCAACTACACCTTCACTGTGGAGGCCCGCAACGGGGTGTCCCCCTCCAGCCACCAGCGCAGCGTGGCCAGCACCACCATCAGCGTCAACCAGACAG AGCCCCCCCGGGTGACATCAGTGAGCCTGGATGGACGGACAGCCACCAGCCTGGTCCTGTCCTGGACGGTGCCACTGCGGCAGCAGAGTCGGGTCTGGAAGTACGAGGTCACCTACAGCAAGAAG GTGGATGAGAACAGCTACTCGGTGCTGCGCTGCGAGGGCACCTCTGTCACCCTGCCCAAACTGTCCCCAGGCACCGCCTACGTGGTTCGAATCCAGGCTCTCACTGCTGACGGCCAAGGGGTCTTCAGCCCCCAGCACGAGTTTGAGACCCTGCCCGAGG GTTCCGAGGCCATGGCATCGACCACCGTCATCGCTGGCAGCATCGCCGGTGTCATCTTCGTTGTCTTCCTCTTGGTCACTCTCCTCTACATCCTCCAGCG GAGGAGAAGGTCACGGCCACGCCAATCCGCCGAGGACGTCTACTTCTCCAAGTCAG ACCAGCTGAAGCCCCTCAAGACCTACGTTGACCCCCACACTTATGAAGACCCCAACCAAGCCATGCTCAAGTTCACCACTGAGATCCCTCCATCCTTCATCACCCGCCAGAAGGTCATCGGTGCTG GTGAATTTGGGGAGGTGTACAAGGGCACCCTGAAGCGTGGCAGGAAGGAGGTGCCAGTGGCCATCAAGACGTTGAAGGTGGGGTACACAGAGAAGCAGCGCGTGGACTTCCTGAGCGAGGCCACCATCATGGGACAGTTCTGCCACCACAACATCATCCGCCTCGAGGGCGTTGTCTCCAAGT ACAAGCCCTTCATGATCGTCACGGAGTACATGGAAAACGGGGCGCTGGATAAATTCCTGAGG gaaaaagaaGGCGAATTTGGCATCATCCAGCTGGTGGGAATGTTGAGGGGCATCGCTGCTGGCATGAAGTACTTGGCCAACATGAATTATGTCCATCGGGACCTGGCTGCCAGGAACATCCTGGTGAACAGCAACCTGGTGTGCAAAGTGTCCGATTTTGGGCTCTCAAGGGTGCTGGAAGATGATCCTGAAGCCACCTACACCACCAGC GGCGGGAAGATCCCGATCCGTTGGACAGCACCTGAAGCCATCTCCTACCGCAAGTTCACCTCTGCCAGCGACGTCTGGAGCTACGGCATCGTCATGTGGGAGGTGATGTCCTACGGCGAGCGGCCCTACTGGGAGCTCCCCAACCACGAG GTGATGAAGGCCATCAACGAGGGCTTCCGCCTCCCTGCGCCGCTGGACTGTCCCTCGGCCATCTACCAGCTGATgatgcagtgctggcagcaggagcgCTGCCGGCGCCCCAAATTCCCCGACATAGTCAGCATCCTCGACAAACTCATCCGCGCCCCCGAGTCCCTCAAGGCACTGGCAGATTTTGACCCTCG GGTGTCCATCCGGCTGCCCAGCACCAGCGGCTCCGAGGGCGTCCCGTTCCGCTCGGTCCCGGAGTGGCTGGAGTCCATCCGCATGCCCCAGTACACCGAGACCTTCATGGCCTCGGGCTACAGCACCATCGAGAAGGTCCTGCAGATGACCAGCGA ggaCATCAAGCGGATCGGGGTGCGGCTGCCGGGCCACCAGAAGCGCATCGCCTAcagcctgctggggctgcaggagcaggcgggggctgggggggcccCGGGCTGA